The Kocuria flava nucleotide sequence GTGCCGGGCTGGAGAGGAAGTCCTGGTAGGTCATCGGCGTGCGCGGCGCGGCGCCCGGGCCCCGGTAGTCGGGGATGCCGGAGTCGGTGCTGATCCCCGCGCCGGTGAGCACCGCGGTGCGGCGCCCGCGCAGCAGGTCCACGGCCGCCGGGAGCCCGGTGCCGAGGTCGGCGGCGTCCGGATCGGGGAACTGGTCGGGGACCTCGGGGCGGCCGTAGCCGGTGCGGAGGGTGCGCATCGGGGGCGTCCTGGCGGCTCAGCCCGCCAGCCGGGCCAGGGCCGCGCGGTAGGACGCGAGCTCCCGCGGGGTGCCGGGCTCGGAGCGGAAGGCGTCGACGACGGTGCCGCCGGCGTCCAGCACGAACGTGGCCCGCTCGGCCATCCCCGAGTCGGCGTCGAACACGCCGTAGCGCTGGGCCACGGCGCCGTGGGGCCAGAAGTCGGAGAGCAGGTCGAAGTCGAAGGACTCCTCGCGGGCGAAGGCCCGCAGCGCGTACTTCGAGTCCGTGGACACCGCGAGCAGGCGCACCCCGGCGTCCTCGAAGACCGACAGGCTGTCCTGCAGCTGGCACAGCTCCCCGGTGCACACGCCGGAGAAGGCGAAGGGGTAGAAGACGAGGGCCACGGGCCGCCCGCGCAGCGCGCTGAGCGTCACGGGCTCGCCGTACTGGTTGTCCAGCGTGAAGTCCGGCGCCGGACTGCCGATCTCGGTCATGCGGGCTCTCCAGGGGTCCGGGAACGGCCCGGCCCGGGAGGGACGGCCGTGGGGCGGCTCAGGTGTTGCGCTTGGGCATCAGGCGGGTGGCGGACCAGTCGGAGCTCACCCGCGCCGTGGTGGTCACGTGCAGGCCGGCGGTCGGGGCCGCGTCGTTGACCTCGGAGGGCGGGACGTGGCCGTCCCGGCCGGCCTTGGGGGTCAGCAGCCACACCACGCCGCCGTCGTCCAGCGTGGTCTGGACGTCGACGAGGGTGTCCACCAGGTCGCCGTCGCCCTCGCGGAACCACAGCAGCACGGCGTCGACGACCTCCTGGTCGTCCTCGTCGAGCAGGTCGCCGCCGACGAGCTCCTCGATCCCCTCCCGGAGGTCGAGGTCGACGTCCTCGTCGTAGCCGAACTCCTGGATGTAGTCGCCATCCTTGAAACCGAGCTGGACTACCGCGTCACCCGCGGCGGTCTGGGCCTCGCTCACTGCTTGCTCCTTCTGGGATCGGGCCGACGGTCGACGACCACGCACTGCGTGCCGGTGCGGGGCTCCGCCCGGACCGGCCCCGCGGGCCGGGCCGGATACCGGCTTCACCCTCCAGACAACACCGGATCAGGGCCGCTTTCAAGCTCCCGGCCCCTCCGGCGCCCCCGCGTCCGTCCCGCGGGGCGCCGTGGAACGGGCTCGCCGCGGTGTGGAACGATGGACCCGACAGACACCGTGCGCACCGCACGGACCCGTCGGCGCGACCCGCCGGCGGGGCGGGCGGGGCGTCCCGGCGGCGCGAGCTCCGGGCCCCCGCACGCACCTGCGCGCGCGCCCGCCCGTGACCGCATCTCGGGCAGTCCCACGAAGAGAGGTTGAACGTGCCTTCATCCAGCAACCACCACATCCTCAGCGGCTTGACCAACAACCTGGAGGACTCCGACAACGAGGAGACCCAGGAGTGGCTCGAGTCCTTCGAGGACCTCATCGAGACCCAGGGGACGGCGCGGGCGCAGTACATCATGCGTGCCCTGCTCCAGCACGCGGGCACCCGCAGCGTGGGCGTGCCGATGGTGACGACCACCGACTACGTCAACACGATCCCGGTGGACCAGGAGCCGGAGTTCCCCGGCGACGAGGAGATCGAGCGTCGCTACCGCGCGATCAACCGGTGGAACGCGGCCGTGATGGTGCACCGCGCCCAGCGCCCCGAGATCGGGGTCGGCGGGCACATCTCGTCCTACGCCGGTGTGGCCACCCTCTACGAGGTGGGCCTCAACCACTTCTTCCGCGGCCCGGAGCACCCGGGCGGCGGGGACCAGGTGTTCTGGCAGGGCCACTCCTCCCCGGGCAACTACGCGCGCGCCTACCTCGAGGGCCGGCTCAGCGAGGAGGAGCTCGACGGGTTCCGCCAGGAGAAGACGAAGGCCCCCCACGGGATCCCGTCCTACCCGCACCCGCGGAACATGCCCGACTTCTGGCAGTTCCCGACCGTGTCGATGGGCATCGGTCCCATGAACGCGATCTACCAGGCGCAGTTCAACCGCTACCTGCACCACCGCGGGATCAAGGACACCTCGGAGCAGCGCGTCTGGGCGTTCCTGGGCGACGGCGAGATGGACGAGCCGGAGTCGCGCGGGCTGCTCCAGCTGGCCGCCAACGACAAGCTGGACAACCTGACCTTCGTGGTCAACTGCAACCTGCAGCGCCTGGACGGGCCGGTGCGCGGCAACGGCAAGATCGTCCAGGAGCTGGAGGCCTTCTTCCGCGGGGCCGGCTGGAACGTCATCAAGGTCCTGTGGGGCCGCGAGTGGGACCAGCTGCTCGCCAAGGACGAGGACGGCGAGCTCGTGCGGATCATGAACGAGACCCTCGACGGCGACTACCAGACCTACAAGGCGGAGTCCGGGGGCTTCATCCGCGACCACTTCTTCGGCCGCTCCCCGCGGACCAAGGAGCTCGTCGCGGACATGACCGACGACGAGATCTGGGAGCTCAAGCGCGGGGCCCACGACTACCACAAGGTCTACGCCGCCTACCGTGCCGCCGTCGCCCACGAGGGCCAGCCGACCGTGATCCTGGCCCAGGGCGTGAAGGGCTACGGGCTGGGCAGCCACTTCGAGGCCCGCAACGCGACCCACCAGATGAAGAAGCTGACCCTGGAGGACCTGAAGAACTTCCGGGACCACCTGCGCATCCCGGTGACGGACGAGCAGATCGAGGACGACCTCTACAACGCCCCGTACTACCACCCGGGCCCGGACTCCCCGGAGATCAAGTACCTGCTCGAGCGCCGCAAGGAGCTCGGCGGGTTCCTGCCGGACCGCCCGCACGCCCAGCGGGAGATCGCCCTGCCCGGTGCGGCGGCCTACGCCTCGGCGAAGAAGGGCTCCGGGAAGCAGATGGCGGCCACCACGATGGCCTTCGTGCGGATCCTCAAGGACCTGCTGCGCGACAAGGAGTTCGGCCACCGGATCGTGCCGATCGTCCCCGACGAGGCCCGCACCTTCGGCATGGACTCCTTCTTCCCCACCGCCAAGATCTACAACCCCAACGGGCAGAACTACCTCTCCGTGGACCGCGAGCTCATGCTCGCCTACAAGGAGTCCCCCCAGGGCCAGATCCTCCACGCCGGGATCAACGAGGCCGGCTCCACCGCCGCCTTCACCGCCGCCGGCACCTCCTACGCCACCCACGGCGAGCCCATGGTCCCGGTCTACATCTTCTACTCGATGTTCGGCTTCCAGCGCACCGGCGACTCCTTCTGGGCCGCCGCCGACCAGATGACCCGCGGGTTCATCATCGGCGCCACCGCCGGGCGCACCACCCTCACCGGCGAGGGCCTCCAGCACGCCGACGGCCACTCGCCCATCCTGGCCTCGACCAACCCGGCGGTCGTCCACTACGACCCCGCCTACGGCTACGAGATCGCCCACATCGTGGAGCGCGGGCTCGAGCAGATGTACGGCACGGGCGACGAGGACCACGACGTCATGTACTACCTGACGGTCTACAACGAGCCCTACCAGCAGCCGGCCGAGCCGGAGGACGTCGACGTCGAGGGCATCCTCAAGGGCATCTACCTGCTCGCCCCCGCCCAGAAGGAGGGCCCGCGCACGCAGCTGCTGGCCTCCGGCGTGGCCGTGCCGTGGGCGCTCGAGGCCCAGCGGCTGCTCGCCGAGGACTGGGGCGTCTCGGCCGACGTGTGGTCGGTGACCTCCTGGGTGAACCTGCGCCGCGACGGCGTGGCCGCCGAGCAGCAGGCGTTCCTGAACCCGGGCGAGGGCAGCCGCACGCCGTACGTGACCCAGCAGCTGGCCGGGGCCACGGGTCCGGTCGTCGCGGTCTCGGACTTTAGCTCGGAGCTGCCGGACATGATCCGCCAGTTCGTCCCGAACGAGTTCGCCTCCCTGGGCGCCGACGGCTTCGGCTTCTCGGACACCCGCGCCGGCGCGCGCCGGCACTTCAAGATCGACTCCCACTCGATCGTGGTCCGCGCCCTGGAGATGCTCGCCAAGCGCGGCGAGGTCGACTGGCGCGCCCCCGGCGAGGCGATCGAGAAGTACCGGCTGAACGACGTCACCGCCGGCACGAGCGGCAACGCCGGCGGGGACGCCTGAGTCCTGTCCGCCCCCCGCGCCCCGGCAGCCCCTCGCGGGCGGCCGGGGCGCGGCCGTGCGTGCTCTAAGCTCGAGGGCATGGCCGGACAGGACGGGAACACCACGACGCGCTGGCTG carries:
- a CDS encoding peroxiredoxin, giving the protein MTEIGSPAPDFTLDNQYGEPVTLSALRGRPVALVFYPFAFSGVCTGELCQLQDSLSVFEDAGVRLLAVSTDSKYALRAFAREESFDFDLLSDFWPHGAVAQRYGVFDADSGMAERATFVLDAGGTVVDAFRSEPGTPRELASYRAALARLAG
- the aceE gene encoding pyruvate dehydrogenase (acetyl-transferring), homodimeric type, coding for MPSSSNHHILSGLTNNLEDSDNEETQEWLESFEDLIETQGTARAQYIMRALLQHAGTRSVGVPMVTTTDYVNTIPVDQEPEFPGDEEIERRYRAINRWNAAVMVHRAQRPEIGVGGHISSYAGVATLYEVGLNHFFRGPEHPGGGDQVFWQGHSSPGNYARAYLEGRLSEEELDGFRQEKTKAPHGIPSYPHPRNMPDFWQFPTVSMGIGPMNAIYQAQFNRYLHHRGIKDTSEQRVWAFLGDGEMDEPESRGLLQLAANDKLDNLTFVVNCNLQRLDGPVRGNGKIVQELEAFFRGAGWNVIKVLWGREWDQLLAKDEDGELVRIMNETLDGDYQTYKAESGGFIRDHFFGRSPRTKELVADMTDDEIWELKRGAHDYHKVYAAYRAAVAHEGQPTVILAQGVKGYGLGSHFEARNATHQMKKLTLEDLKNFRDHLRIPVTDEQIEDDLYNAPYYHPGPDSPEIKYLLERRKELGGFLPDRPHAQREIALPGAAAYASAKKGSGKQMAATTMAFVRILKDLLRDKEFGHRIVPIVPDEARTFGMDSFFPTAKIYNPNGQNYLSVDRELMLAYKESPQGQILHAGINEAGSTAAFTAAGTSYATHGEPMVPVYIFYSMFGFQRTGDSFWAAADQMTRGFIIGATAGRTTLTGEGLQHADGHSPILASTNPAVVHYDPAYGYEIAHIVERGLEQMYGTGDEDHDVMYYLTVYNEPYQQPAEPEDVDVEGILKGIYLLAPAQKEGPRTQLLASGVAVPWALEAQRLLAEDWGVSADVWSVTSWVNLRRDGVAAEQQAFLNPGEGSRTPYVTQQLAGATGPVVAVSDFSSELPDMIRQFVPNEFASLGADGFGFSDTRAGARRHFKIDSHSIVVRALEMLAKRGEVDWRAPGEAIEKYRLNDVTAGTSGNAGGDA
- a CDS encoding DUF3052 domain-containing protein codes for the protein MSEAQTAAGDAVVQLGFKDGDYIQEFGYDEDVDLDLREGIEELVGGDLLDEDDQEVVDAVLLWFREGDGDLVDTLVDVQTTLDDGGVVWLLTPKAGRDGHVPPSEVNDAAPTAGLHVTTTARVSSDWSATRLMPKRNT